tttgtattttttatagaaatggagtttcgccatgttgcccaggctggtcttgaactcctgagcttcagtgatctgcccgcctcggccttccgaagtgccgatcacaggtgtgagtcactgcgcccggtctCCACTGCTTTCTAATTCCAAGGGATGCGATCTGTTTAGAGCCTCATCTGGTGACTCTAATCCTTATGACCAGAATGTGCAGGGATTCTGACTGCATCCACACTGTGGAAATGTAACAGCTTTAGCCTGGGCACAGAAggcttttctctttcctgttcttTCCTGAACCAGCAAACTTCAGGACCCTGACTGGACTCCCGCTGGAGGAATGAAGCCCAGCTCCTAggacttattaaaaaaaaaatgacattagatTTATGGAGGCTGAGCGGGAAGATCTCTGAACTAAAACAATTACTGAAAAGAGAGGAGCATTCTGATGTGCTGTTCTTTGGaatttctataattaaaaaataaacacagaactATTTCGTAAGAAAATACATCTTAGTGTGCAATCCAATGCACATGGATTGGTAGATGAAAGgtaaaatgcaaaaaagtatgaaaatacaGTCCTTTAAATGTGGCAATAAAGTTTAACATACTGATATAAAATcaatacagagaaaataaatgtacaagTGCAAAAAAATTCCATCATttgtaaagagaaataaaaagtgcCAGCCTGCTTGTTCTTAAAAATGCCTCCCGACATAATTGTTCAAAGACAAATTAGACAGatgcaacattaaaaaaaaaaaacaaaaccttcttAGCATGCCATGTctaataaacacatatatacacaaaaactaGAACAAAATCATGTGAAACCGAGTTATCAGCTGGCATTGATGAACTGGTCTGTAAGTTGTTGGGTTACATCATAAAATGGGATGTTTCACATCTCAGGCACAGACGACTTGGAGGTTGCTCTCAGAGGGCAGACTTTTTGTAGAGGAAGTCCGGCTTGCTTGGTGACCTCCTTCCTCTGCTTATTGAATCTTCCCTTTCCAAATCTGTATTTCTCTGAGCTCCATGGCCCAGGGACTCACTGTCTGCCAGTCTTCTACCGGATCTCTCTTCGGGAGCTTCAGAGCTACATGCAGAAAGTGAAGGTCTGTTAGGAGTCAGCCCAAAAGTCAAGTCAGTTTCTACTGCAGTTCGTCCCCTGACATGGGCTGGACCGGTACTAGCATTTTCTGGGGCTGCCAAAGGAAAGTCTGACCGCTGGGGAGGTTGCTCAACGACATCCAGGTGTATCGGCTCATTCTTTTGTCTGTGTAGATGCCCGTCAGGGGAAAGTGGATATTCTCTCCTAGCTTCTTCCTGTTTTTTAGGAGACGTCTGACCAGGTAGGTAGGCTGACTTTAAGCCACTTGGTGATGCCTTATTGTGGCTGTACAGATCGGGACCAAAATATCCACCTTGCGAAGGGGAAGGGGTGCGTCTGCTGAGAGCAGGAGTAGAAGGTCTGCAAGCAGCATTTGAGAAGTCATAGAAATCCGGATATTCCTGTGGATTTTCTCTGGTGTCTGTTTTTTGCTCTAGTGTGTGTTTTTTCCGAGAagtgtgtgtatgtctctgtgGAATACACGACAGATGCTGGGGAGGCCCTGGTCCTGCTTCAGAAACTGACTGGCTTAATTCTGTGTCTACAGCAAGCTCTGGAAGCCTCCTGTCCTTGAGTGACAGTGTGGACACACCCACCGCGATGTCTGGCATCAGATCATTCAGCACAGGTTGTGTTCGCTGCAGACAGAGACAAAAATGGTGGGAGGGTTAAAAAAAGGACCCATCCTCTGTAGAAATGATGTTCACTGATTTTGTTTCCCAATTATAAAATTAAcacattctgtttttgtttttttttttgagacagagtctcgctctgtcgcccgggctggagtgcagtggtgcgatctcagcttactgtaacctctgcctcccgggttcaagtgattctcctgcctcagcctcctgactagctgggattacaggtgcccgccaccacgcccagctaattttttgtatttttagtggagacggggtttcaatgtgttagccaggatggtctcgatctcctgacctcgtgatccgctcacctcggcctcctaaagtgctgggattacaggcgtgagccaccgctcctggctgaatttgtaagaattataaaaatacagaaagctaTAAAGGCAAAAAAATCACTCCAACCTTTTGAACAGAGATACCACTGTTAGCATTTTGAGGtctttctttttatgcttttctccTTTGCATATATACTGATGAAATTTAGTACCTATATAATCTGTCACTAAATCTTTGAGATcaccattttaaattattatgtgaCGTTCTACTGCATCAATGAACCATTACTTAATCATTCTGCTACTATTGGACATCTAGGTTGTTTaccatttttcattattatagtcAAGACTGCAATGAACAGACAAATAAATTACCTTTAAAgggagttttatttaaaatataaagtagtaGAACTTTTGTAATTGTAGAACTGAGGGCCTGGCCCAACAGAATGGGAATCTGGTTTATCAAACATGACCAACCTTCGCCAttctggggtgggggaagcagggaggggaggtAGAGAGGTCTAAGAAGGCGAGAAAGGCTTTCTGTGCTAACAGTGCCCCTGCAAACATGGTGAACCTTCCTAAAACCCATCGGACTTTCTGTCACAGTGTGGCACACACCAATCCCACAAAGTGACACAGTAGAGGAAGGGCAAGGATTCTCTGTATGCCCAGGGAAAGCAGCATGACAGGAAGCAGAGTGACTATGGTGGGCAGACTAGGCTGATTTTCCCGAAAAAGGGTAAAACTACAAAGACTGTGCTGAAGGTTGAGTGCGCTGAGCTCAACTGCAGATCTAAGAGGATGCTGGCTATTAAGAGATGCAAGCATGCTGAACCCAGAGAagataagaagagaaagggaCAATTGATCCAGTTGTAAGCATCATCTTTTGTTTCACGGTAAAGATAATAAAATCTTGaggttggccgggcgcagtggcccacgcctgtaatcccagcattttgggaggctgaggcgggtggatcatgagggtaggagttcgaggccagcctgaccaacatggtgaaaactcatctctactaaaaatacaaaaattagccgggcgtggtggtgcgtgcctgtaatcccagctactcaggaggctgaggcaggaggattgcttgaacccgggaggcggagattgcagtgagccgagattgcaccactgcactccagcctgggcaacagagtgagactctgtctctaaaataaataaagaaataaatgaataaataaataaaatcttgaggttatgttaaaaagaaaagttgagaaAGGATCATAATTGGACTCAAGCTTCCAATAAGCCATATTTTAATGAAGCTTCCCTGAACTGACAGGTGAATCTTTTCTTCTAACTTGCTACTGATAGCATGTGACTGAGTATGAAGACTTACAAATcttacaaatctttttttttttttttttttttgagacagtctccctctgtcatccaggctgcagggcagtggtttgatcacagctcactgcagcctcaacaacctcccaggctcaagtgattgtcccaccttagccccatgagtagctgggactacaggcacgtgctaccacacttagctaattcatttgtttatttggtagagtcagggtctcactatgtttcctaggctgggtctgaatttctgggctcaagtgatcctcccacttcagcctcctaaagtgttgggattacaggtgtgagtcatggcacctggccaaaaaaaaaaaaaaaactttttaaagtatattatacAAAATCTCTAATACAGTGCAAAATCAAGCAAAGAATCCTCTATCAATTTACTACCTACTAGCCCTGGCTACTATGATTCTAAGTGAAGTGGGGGCTCTGCTGATGAGCTTCAGAGGCAGAGGCATGCCTGAGGCCCTGAGGCCTCATTTTCTGCTCATCTTCTGAATGGGGAGTTTTTTCCACATTATTCCTGACGGTATACTGTACTTAGCTATAAGTAGCTCTTGCTTCTTGTCCGATTAAAGCATGTGGTAGAACAGTGGATTTTACAGAATAGTAGAAGTTAGGGACAAATTGTAGACCTGTGCTTGAACAGAACATGAAACTGGTATATTCCTTTATGTTGCTCAGTAACCCCATTCCTTCCTAATCCTGCCAAATGAACATAAAGATAAGAAGATACTCAACTCCTCCATATACACCTCTTGGTCTCTCTCCtcctgtcttttctcattcaagtaCACTAGCGTTTTTCCCTCTTTTCCATACCCCTCAAGTCTATGCCTTCCACTTGTCAGCAATACTTCTGGGCACTGCTGAGTCCCAGTGGGGCTCTTGGGGCCAAGAAAATTGCTTCTAATTCTCCATAAACCGAATTTGAAGCAAGTTACTGAAGTGTTGACTTACCACTTGCTTctcagatgctgctgctgctgctgctgttgctgttgaGGTGGTGGTGGCGGCAGCAGCAGCCACCGTCTGTCTGCCCAGTCCTGCAGTGCTGGTACAATCAGGCGGTGCAGCTTTCACACTCGGCAAGTAGACTGGGGGAGGGCCAGCTTTAGGAGCTGTTCTGGAGTGGAACAGCGAATGATTACAGGGATAAGAAAATGAACGTGAAGGGTGCTGACTGGGAGGTCTTTGCTTCCAGCCTGCTTTGAGTTGGTTATGGATTGGGGTAGCTGGGGGGTGGTAGGGAGGTGGTGGAGGGGGCAAGGGTGGATGGAAGGCCACAAAAGAGTCCAGATCTGTAAACATGGTTTCTGCAGGAGGTGTACTGTTTACGCGACATCTCCCAGGCTGTCTCATTGTCAAGAGTGGACTTTCATCCCCAAAACGTTCATCAGGAAAGAATTTGTGAGGAttctaaaaaagattaaaaaaaaaaaaaaaggacatttattaGCAGATTTCATAAGTGGAAATTTATAGGCTGAGAGAATTAAGTGAGGTACTTAAGAAAACCACAGTCAGCAAGAATAAAAagcataatatatttttctaggcCAGAAGcccaagaaaaaaatcaccttagTTATAGTACAAAGGCACAGAGTGCAGCCTAGGACACAGCCATGAAAGAAAGCTGCTTGATCGAATGCTCCTCAAGCAGGTCACTCATCTCAGATTATGTGATAATGCAAAAACTGGTAATAAAACCAAACTCTAATATGTCTTTGCTAAGAGATTAACATTAAATGCCAAAGGGAGAAAGGAATACAACTGAGGATGTTCTAGAAACTTTCTGACAAGACATCTATGCCTGCTCTGtctgaaataaaaactacaaaatactattCATTACCCATTATACATGACTAAGTCTGACCAATATTTTGGTAAACATTATAAAAGAATATGTCATGCAATTTAAGGTACCAAATTCAGACACAATTTAGAAtggcaaagggaaaagaaatgagtAGAAAACCAGACTAtatattttaaggagaaaaactgtagcaaaaaatgaaaatcaacaaTCTAAAACAAGAACCTAAAAATGTTCAGTAGAAAATTAGGACAGcagggggaaaaagaagaaaaagaacctaAAAGTGGTTTGCTGACTTGCTGAAGAACCCTATGccatgtttattcattcattcattcattctttttttgagacagggtctcattctgtcacccaggctggagtgcagtggtgcaatcatggctcactgcagccctgaccttctgggctcaagtgatcttcccacctaaTCCTCCCGAGGAACCGGGACTACTGGCGCATACCActatgcctgggtaatttattatattttttgtagagatagggttttgccatattgcccaggctagtcttaaactcttgagctcaagtgattcacctgcctaggcctcccaaagtgctgggattacagccattgTGTCCAgcctattcttttttgtttgtttgtttgtttgtttgtttgtttgtttttgagacggagtcttgctctgtcacccaggctggagtgcagtggtgcaatcttggctcacagcaaactcggcctcccaggttcaagcgattctcttgcctcagcctcccgaggctgggactacaggcccacgccaccacacctggctgatgtttgcatttttagtacagacagggtttcaccatgttggcaaggctggtctcgaactcctgacctcaagtgatccgcccaccttggcatcccaaagagttgggattacaggcgtgagccactgcgcccggccacatccTATCCTTTTAAAGGGTACGGATTAAAGGGGTTTGGAGTTTGTAGCAAGAAAATGAATCACCTAACcagatgaaattaaattttatttaaggcTCTGATTTAGTGGCTGTGATCAGACTAGTTTACAAATTCTATCTTAATTGCAAAACCAGTGCTATTGCTTTTGTATCTAATAATTACTAGaaatgagttttttcttttttcctggtaggttaaaaaagaaagcacttaCTGTTTGATTCTCATGCTTGGGTTTGAACCCTCATGAAAGAAATTTCTTATAAGATGGAAAACAGAAACGAAAGTGGGCATGTGAAAGGTGTGTAAGTGAGGAAGTAGACCAAACCTCAAACCTAGTGACCAAACAAGGAAGAGAGAGCAGTGGAAGTTCAGACTTTTCTACTTCCATGCCATCTCTGGGCATGCACACTGTGGAATTTTTTTAGCAGTCCCCACTTGTATGCTTGCTACATACCAGAAATATAGCTGCTGTACAATAGCACTCTGGATCTTCATAACAATTTATATTACAGGTAAAAGAGCTGTTGATGCCCAGGGTGGTTAAGTAACTCATTCCAAGTTAACCAACTAGTAAGCAGCAGAGCCGGGACTTAAACCCAGTTCTCATCCTAGGCCTCTGCTCAGTCCACTCCATGACGCTGCCTCTCACCAGGAGGGACTTGCAGGTTATCAAAGACACCAAAGGCAGTGAAAAAGCACATACGACGAAAAGGAAATAAGCCAAGGACTCGTCAGGATGCCCACAATACTGCCTGTCTGGTGACTGAGGCTCCCTATTTTAAACAGTTTAATGTCATTTCCTACCTGCAACAGCTCTGCAGCAGCATCTGCAAGACCAAACTCTCTTAGCACTCGAATCTGAATTTCATAGCTGACAGTGGCGCCTTCCCCGCAGTTCAGGGCATAGGCCCTCTGCACCTGCTCCGTGTGCCGCAGTTCCTGCAGTCGTCTGACCATGTCTTTCATAATGAGGAGACGAGGAACTGGAAGGAGAACAACAGTGGGCAAGCAAAATTCCTGAGCTACACAAAAGACGACCCCGTGAGCCCAAGGGAAAAAAGCATGTATTTCATACCAGAATCTTATAAGTTTTTAAGATAGTATCTTAATTTCCTGGGAACACATTCATTTATATATCTCTAattatttttcaaggttttaaaatttcactATGCCCAAAAGGCTCTTGATCATACTGAACAGCCCGAGTTGTATTATTTAGTTTACAGTTCAAATACAATTTTACTTGCATGTATTCTTGTCTGAATCTCAGGATATTTCAGAAgtctttaaatatattcattctattattcaaataattttttgagtcCTGACTATGCACCAGGGATTGGACTTGGATATTAGGGTGCACAGAATGAAACACGATTCCTCTTCTCAAAAGTTTCTGGCTTAGTGATATGAACTAAACCAGCAGTAAACAAATACAATATAGGGTCATAAATGTTCCTGGAGAGAAATATGCAAAGGACACTGAGGGACTGGAAGGGGCACCCAGCCAGACTGGGGACAGACAAGAAAGGCTTCAAGGTGTACACAGAGCAGATTCTTGAAGAATGAAAGGAAACCagataggcaaaaaaaaaaaaaaaaaaaaaaaaagctgtctcaGCAGAAGGACTGGGTATGTGTAAAACATGCTGAGACAGCCTGGCAGAAGTGGTTGGCATGGCCAGCAGAACTTAGGGTTCAGAGCTGTAAGCAGGAAGAGTGTGAAGAGAGGAGGCAGAAAGATGGCTACTGGCAGATCATGGATAAAGAATTTAAATTGTACCCTGTGCACAACAGGCAGTCACTTTTGCAGGAGGATGACAGGATCAGAGCTGTGAACAAGTGCATTCTGATGTTAACGTAAAATGGGCAGGCATGCTGTGACTGGTAGGCTAAATCAAGCTTGCTGTCTgcctttgtaaataaagttttattggaatgtaACTGTACCCATTCATTTACGTACTGTCTACGGCTGTTGTATGGGAGTTAAGTAGATAGAagcaacagagactgtatggcctacagagcctaaagtatttactatctgCCCCTTTCTAGAAAAAGTATGCCGGCCGACAAGCTGGTGTAAAAGACAGAATTTTGAGTAAGATGAGAGGCGGGAACACGGGTTAGAAACCTGAAGTAGGGCTGTAGCTGTAGGGCTGGAGAGGGGATGGagtctataaatatttatgaaagaaacTGACTAGAgcagtgattattattttttagggaTAAAAGGAACtggcatttactgagtgcttactttgtgccaggcaaaCTCCTGTGCATATTACTCATGGTGCTTCATTAAATCCTCCTAATTCTTGAAAGGAGGTATGAGCCCCAATTCATGGATGAGGAAATTAATgttca
This genomic stretch from Homo sapiens chromosome 14, GRCh38.p14 Primary Assembly harbors:
- the BTBD7 gene encoding BTB/POZ domain-containing protein 7 isoform X2 encodes the protein MKRIADREPNLLSGTAHSVNKRGVKRRDLDMEELREILSSLLPFVRIEHILPINSEVLSDAMKRGLISTPPSDMLPTTEGGKSNAWLRQKNAGIYVRPRLFSPYVEEAKSVLDEMMVEQTDLVRLRMVRMSNVPDTLYMVNNAVPQCCHMISHQQISSNQSSPPSVVANEIPVPRLLIMKDMVRRLQELRHTEQVQRAYALNCGEGATVSYEIQIRVLREFGLADAAAELLQNPHKFFPDERFGDESPLLTMRQPGRCRVNSTPPAETMFTDLDSFVAFHPPLPPPPPPYHPPATPIHNQLKAGWKQRPPSQHPSRSFSYPCNHSLFHSRTAPKAGPPPVYLPSVKAAPPDCTSTAGLGRQTVAAAAATTTSTATAAAAAASEKQVRTQPVLNDLMPDIAVGVSTLSLKDRRLPELAVDTELSQSVSEAGPGPPQHLSCIPQRHTHTSRKKHTLEQKTDTRENPQEYPDFYDFSNAACRPSTPALSRRTPSPSQGGYFGPDLYSHNKASPSGLKSAYLPGQTSPKKQEEARREYPLSPDGHLHRQKNEPIHLDVVEQPPQRSDFPLAAPENASTGPAHVRGRTAVETDLTFGLTPNRPSLSACSSEAPEERSGRRLADSESLGHGAQRNTDLEREDSISRGRRSPSKPDFLYKKSAL
- the BTBD7 gene encoding BTB/POZ domain-containing protein 7 isoform 3 (isoform 3 is encoded by transcript variant 3) — protein: MAGGAGAGADGGAGGGGGGGDGSGPSGSSSGGRSLRGCEDIIAESISLDTLIAILKWSSHPYGSKWVHRQALHFLCEEFSQVMTSDVFYELSKDHLLTAIQSDYLQASEQDILKYLIKWGEHQLMKRIADREPNLLSGTAHSVNKRGVKRRDLDMEELREILSSLLPFVRIEHILPINSEVLSDAMKRGLISTPPSDMLPTTEGGKSNAWLRQKNAGIYVRPRLFSPYVEEAKSVLDEMMVEQTDLVRLRMVRMSNVPDTLYMVNNAVPQCCHMISHQQISSNQSSPPSVVANEIPVPRLLIMKDMVRRLQELRHTEQVQRAYALNCGEGATVSYEIQIRVLREFGLADAAAELLQNPHKFFPDERFGDESPLLTMRQPGRCRVNSTPPAETMFTDLDSFVAFHPPLPPPPPPYHPPATPIHNQLKAGWKQRPPSQHPSRSFSYPCNHSLFHSRTAPKAGPPPVYLPSVKAAPPDCTSTAGLGRQTVAAAAATTTSTATAAAAAASEKQVRTQPVLNDLMPDIAVGVSTLSLKDRRLPELAVDTELSQSVSEAGPGPPQHLSCIPQRHTHTSRKKHTLEQKTDTRENPQEYPDFYDFSNAACRPSTPALSRRTPSPSQGGYFGPDLYSHNKASPSGLKSAYLPGQTSPKKQEEARREYPLSPDGHLHRQKNEPIHLDVVEQPPQRSDFPLAAPENASTGPAHVRGRTAVETDLTFGLTPNRPSLSACSSEAPEERSGRRLADSESLGHGAQRNTDLEREDSISRGRRSPSKPDFLYKKSAL